In bacterium, a single window of DNA contains:
- a CDS encoding methyl-accepting chemotaxis protein produces the protein MPDSDVGRDSIQRRIQRGFFVTTGLALVLTAGALFTTASLQFRQDMDENLRVLARVTGANSEASLLFDDDQAAMETLRALKAVESIEAAVVYDGDGRVFAKYVRADIEGFRPPRDLSYEPTWTREHIDLAAKIRMGEEQIGTVYLRSDTKQVQAFLFTSLAIVFGVVVISLVLCWWGAARLQQTIATPLEQLVQGAASMAAGDLSTQVTVSSDDETGALARAFNAMVDSLRGLVSQVGENTRYVATAMGKLTSASTTMREEAQRQEEAVESTAESIGSIIASMHTVNANVEALSETAIETSSAAIEMDSSIAETANHIDELSEIIETTASSVVEMTSGIREIARSADILNQSTESTAQALELLSGSVRTVESNANESHALSDQTQSKAEQGMSAVHQTVEGMVEIQESFEGIESIISSLSEKSESIGAVVKVIESVVEQTNLLALNAAIISSQAGEHGRAFSVVAEEVRSLAERTASSTREIADLIDSVQGGVHSAVAAMAQGSTRVERGVELSNTAGRILREIGESTQQSNRWAKEIVEATRSQAADIDQVGVAMTQVKETATQLNRGTHEQDSATAEITRGVEQMRHLGLEVKNSAQEQRRESSLITQSVEIVASKIKEISVETKDQSKRADQIQEALAVFREVTVQTTRRAAETAETVKDLADHAEGLEQEIDRFRL, from the coding sequence ATGCCGGATAGCGACGTCGGACGCGATTCGATCCAGCGGCGGATCCAGCGGGGCTTCTTCGTCACGACGGGCCTCGCGCTCGTGCTGACCGCCGGCGCGCTCTTCACGACGGCCTCCCTGCAGTTCCGCCAGGACATGGACGAGAACCTCCGGGTCCTCGCCCGCGTGACCGGCGCGAACTCGGAGGCATCGCTCCTCTTCGACGACGACCAGGCCGCGATGGAGACGCTCCGTGCGCTCAAGGCGGTGGAGTCGATCGAGGCCGCCGTCGTCTACGACGGCGACGGCCGCGTGTTCGCGAAGTACGTCCGCGCCGACATCGAGGGGTTCCGCCCGCCGCGGGATCTCTCCTACGAGCCGACCTGGACGCGGGAGCACATCGACCTCGCTGCGAAGATCCGGATGGGCGAAGAACAGATCGGCACGGTCTACCTCCGCTCGGACACCAAGCAGGTCCAGGCCTTCCTCTTCACGTCGCTCGCCATCGTGTTCGGCGTCGTCGTGATCTCCCTCGTCCTCTGCTGGTGGGGCGCGGCTCGACTCCAGCAGACGATCGCGACGCCCCTCGAACAGCTGGTGCAGGGCGCCGCCTCGATGGCGGCGGGCGATCTCTCGACGCAGGTCACCGTGAGCTCGGACGACGAGACCGGGGCTCTGGCTCGGGCATTCAACGCGATGGTCGACAGTCTGCGCGGCCTGGTCTCGCAGGTCGGTGAGAACACGCGCTACGTCGCGACGGCCATGGGCAAGCTCACCTCCGCGAGCACCACCATGCGGGAGGAGGCCCAGCGCCAGGAGGAGGCCGTCGAATCGACCGCTGAATCCATCGGATCGATCATCGCCTCGATGCACACGGTGAACGCGAACGTCGAGGCGCTCTCGGAGACGGCGATCGAGACGTCGAGCGCGGCCATCGAGATGGACTCCTCGATCGCCGAGACCGCGAACCACATCGACGAGCTGTCGGAGATCATCGAGACGACGGCTTCGAGCGTCGTCGAGATGACGAGCGGGATTCGTGAGATCGCCCGCAGCGCCGACATCCTGAACCAGTCGACGGAATCGACCGCACAGGCCCTCGAGCTTCTCTCGGGCTCGGTCCGCACCGTCGAGTCGAACGCGAACGAGAGCCATGCGCTCTCGGACCAGACCCAGTCGAAGGCGGAGCAGGGCATGTCCGCGGTCCACCAGACCGTCGAAGGCATGGTCGAGATCCAGGAGTCCTTCGAGGGCATCGAGTCGATCATCTCGAGTCTGTCCGAGAAGAGCGAGTCGATCGGTGCCGTCGTCAAGGTCATCGAGTCGGTCGTCGAGCAGACGAACCTGCTCGCCCTCAACGCCGCGATCATCTCGTCGCAGGCGGGGGAGCACGGGCGGGCCTTCTCGGTCGTCGCCGAAGAGGTGCGCAGCCTCGCCGAGCGGACCGCCTCGAGCACCCGCGAGATCGCCGACCTGATCGATTCGGTCCAGGGCGGTGTCCACAGCGCCGTGGCTGCGATGGCGCAGGGCTCCACGCGCGTCGAGCGCGGCGTCGAGCTCTCGAACACGGCCGGCCGCATCCTGCGCGAGATCGGCGAGAGCACCCAGCAGTCGAACCGCTGGGCGAAGGAGATCGTCGAGGCGACCCGGAGCCAGGCGGCGGACATCGACCAGGTCGGGGTCGCGATGACCCAGGTCAAGGAGACCGCGACGCAGCTCAATCGCGGGACCCACGAGCAGGACAGCGCCACCGCGGAGATCACCCGGGGCGTCGAGCAGATGCGTCACCTCGGTCTCGAGGTGAAGAACTCGGCGCAGGAGCAGCGCCGCGAATCGAGCCTGATCACCCAGTCCGTCGAGATCGTCGCTTCGAAGATCAAGGAGATCTCGGTCGAGACCAAGGATCAGAGCAAGCGGGCCGACCAGATCCAGGAGGCCCTCGCGGTCTTCCGGGAGGTCACGGTCCAGACGACGCGTCGGGCCGCGGAGACCGCAGAGACGGTCAAGGATCTCGCGGACCACGCGGAAGGTCTCGAGCAGGAGATCGATCGCTTCCGGCTCTAG
- a CDS encoding YfiR family protein: MRRTLVGLVVCVFALGGSATTARAQSEDQIKAAFLFNFARYVEWPDEAFANGSAPVRICMAGAGDFASIVSQAVGGKSVGERAVDVVSDMSLDAAGGCHILYVGEGLDAGAGAVASSVSGGHVFTVADREGFAAAGGIANFIRADNKIRFEINPSAAKQAGLKISSRLLRLATVVK, from the coding sequence ATGCGTCGAACGCTGGTCGGCCTCGTCGTCTGCGTGTTCGCCCTCGGCGGATCCGCGACGACCGCCCGTGCGCAATCCGAAGACCAGATCAAGGCGGCGTTCCTCTTCAACTTCGCCCGCTACGTGGAATGGCCCGACGAGGCGTTCGCGAACGGGAGCGCGCCGGTGCGGATCTGCATGGCCGGCGCGGGCGACTTCGCGAGCATCGTGTCGCAGGCCGTCGGTGGCAAGAGCGTCGGCGAGCGTGCCGTCGACGTCGTCTCGGACATGAGCCTCGACGCCGCGGGCGGCTGCCACATCCTCTACGTCGGCGAGGGCCTCGACGCCGGCGCCGGTGCCGTCGCCTCGAGCGTCTCCGGCGGCCACGTGTTCACCGTCGCGGACCGCGAGGGCTTCGCTGCGGCGGGCGGGATCGCCAACTTCATCCGCGCGGACAACAAGATCCGCTTCGAGATCAACCCCAGCGCCGCGAAGCAGGCAGGGCTGAAGATCAGCTCCCGTCTGCTCCGTCTGGCGACGGTCGTGAAGTAG
- a CDS encoding glycosyltransferase encodes MPRVTVLMPVWNARPTLATALRSVARQTERDLECLVVDDGSTDGSASLADDFARRDPRFRVLRRPHAGIVASLEAGLGEARSPLVARLDADDWMRRDRIEKQAALLDARPTLQAVGGGVRLFPRAGLRDGRREYERWLNALDTPARIWRERFIECPVAHPTLMIRRDRLTALGYRDRGWPEDYDLVLRLLRDGPVVGTVPERLLGWRDLPTRLSRTDPRCRLDRFTACRAWHLSRDFLDGSPEYLLWGHGSTGKALRHALEPLGHRAAAIVEVHPGRLGNAIGGAPVVPVDALEERPPYPLVVSVAGSTPRGEIRARLDEYGYREGFDYVCAA; translated from the coding sequence ATGCCGCGCGTGACGGTGTTGATGCCCGTCTGGAACGCACGCCCCACCCTCGCGACCGCGCTTCGAAGCGTCGCGCGGCAGACCGAACGCGACCTCGAATGCCTCGTCGTCGACGACGGCTCGACCGACGGCTCGGCCTCGCTCGCCGACGACTTCGCCCGTCGCGATCCCCGCTTCCGCGTGCTGCGCCGGCCGCACGCCGGGATCGTGGCCAGCCTGGAGGCCGGCCTCGGCGAAGCGCGCTCGCCCCTCGTCGCGCGCCTCGATGCCGACGACTGGATGCGGCGAGATCGGATCGAGAAGCAGGCAGCGTTGCTCGACGCCCGACCGACCCTCCAGGCGGTCGGTGGCGGTGTCCGGCTCTTCCCGCGCGCGGGGCTCCGCGATGGGCGCCGGGAATACGAACGCTGGCTGAACGCCCTCGATACACCGGCGCGGATCTGGCGCGAGCGCTTCATCGAATGCCCCGTCGCGCACCCGACCCTGATGATCCGCCGGGATCGCCTCACCGCCCTCGGCTATCGCGATCGCGGATGGCCCGAGGACTACGACCTGGTGCTGCGTCTACTCCGCGACGGCCCCGTCGTCGGCACGGTGCCCGAGCGGCTCCTCGGCTGGCGCGATCTCCCGACGCGACTCTCCCGAACGGATCCGCGCTGTCGCCTCGACCGGTTCACGGCGTGTCGCGCGTGGCACCTGTCGCGCGACTTCCTCGACGGCTCGCCGGAATACCTGCTCTGGGGGCACGGTTCGACGGGCAAGGCCCTTCGCCACGCGCTGGAGCCCCTCGGCCATCGCGCCGCAGCGATCGTCGAGGTCCACCCCGGCCGGCTCGGTAACGCGATCGGGGGCGCACCCGTAGTCCCGGTCGATGCCCTCGAAGAACGACCGCCCTACCCGCTCGTGGTCTCCGTCGCAGGATCGACCCCGCGTGGGGAGATCCGGGCACGTCTCGACGAGTACGGCTATCGCGAAGGCTTCGACTACGTCTGCGCGGCCTGA